The genomic window CCGAACATACCGGCAAACAAGTTGAATCAATGAAACTATTGCCCCAATCCGGTTCGTATCGCGAATACATTCGCTTGAGTAGTGAGGGATTCAGTGCAGTGGGTGCCTACAATGCCGACAAAAAAGAAAACGATGCTTTTTTAGGTTTTTCCGATCATTTTAATTCTAAAGGCTTAAGGGTTCCGAAAGTTTTAAGTGCGGATCGCGAAAACGATGTGTATCTGTTAGAAGATTTGGGTAGTATCACTTTATTTGATTTTTTACAGAAAAACAGAACAGAAGATGAATTTTCGGATAAGCTAATCGATATCTATAAAAAAACTATCGAAGAACTGGTTTTGTTTCAACTCAAAGGAACCGAAGGGCTGGATTTTGACCTGTGTTACCCCCGCAAGGCTTTCGATCGACAGTCGATGCAGTGGGATTTGCATTATTTTAAATACTATTTTTTAAAGCTGGCACAAATCCCCTTCGACGAACAATTACTGGAAGAGGATTTTCAGCGTTTGATAGATTTTTTATTGGAAGCCGATGATCATTATTTTCTGTATCGTGATTTCCAGTCGCGCAATGTTATGATAAAAAATGGGGAGCCATGGTTTATCGACTATCAAGGAGGCAGAAAAGGTGCATTACAGTACGATTTGGCCTCGCTCTTGTACGATGGCAAAGCGGATATACCGGTAGCACTGCGCCAAATGCTCTATAATCATTACATCCATACCTTAAAAACACATATGGAGGTAGATGAAGAATTATTTAAAAATCATTATGTGGGGTTTGTTTACATCCGCATCATGCAAGCAATGGGGGCTTACGGCTTCAGAGGCTTTTACGAAAAAAAGGAGCACTTTTTAAAAAGTATCCCCTATGCTCTCAAAAATATCACCTACCTTTTGCGTGAGCATCCTTTACCCATCCACATCCCCGAACTAAACAAGGTGCTGGACGCTTTGACACATAATCAGCAGTTGCAGAAAATAAACGCACTAACGGTGACCATCAACAGTTTTTCGTATAAACGAGGCATCCCTTACGATATGAGTGGCAACGGCGGTGGTTTTGTTTTTGATTGCAGAGCCGTACACAACCCCGGAAAATATCCTGAATACGCTAAGGCAACAGGCAAAGATGAGAGTGTAATCAAATTTTTTGAAAAAGAACCCGAAATGGATGACTTTTTAAATGCTGTGTACCCTTTGGTATCCAAATCGGTAGAAAAATATATTAAGCGGAACTTTAAACATTTAATGGTAAATTTTGGTTGTACAGGAGGACAACATCGCTCGGTTTACAGTGCGGAACGCCTAAGCGAATACATCCAAAACAATTACCCCGTTACGGTAAAACTTCATCACATTGAGCAGGAGTTGAATCCCATCGGACTTAGAAAGTAAACATGGGGGTTTTTGTACTTAATTTATCATTTAAAACAGCTTGAACCATGGGGAAAACAAAATGTAAAACGGAAAAAAAGCGTGACATAGACCCTGTAAAGCAAAAGGAAAACAAGTACAAATGCAAAAAGTGCGACCGAACGGCCAACAAAGAACGTAAACTCTGTAAGCCAATCAACAACAAATAATCAACGCGATGAATGCTCTTATTTTTGCCGCAGGGTTGGGTACCCGTTTGGGTAATTTAACCCAAAACAAACCCAAAGCATTAGTTAAGGTAGCAGGTAAAACTATGCTGCTCCATGCCATCGAAAAGCTCAGGGAAACAGGGGTCAAGCATATTGTTATCAATGTACATCATCACGCTCAGTTGGTAAAAGATTATGTAGCTACACTACGCTTTCCGAATATCCAGCTGCTAATATCCGACGAAAGCGATCAACTGTTAGAAACCGGCGGCGGACTGCTAAAAGCTGCTCCCCTATTTTCACCGGATCATCCCATTATCATGTACAACGCAGATGTACTTACGGGCGCAAACCTAAAGCAGATGATTACTTACCACCGCAAAAAAAAGGGAATAGCCACTTTAATGGTAAAGGACAGAGACACCGCACGCTATTTTTTGTTCGATGATGATATGCGCCTCTCGGGATGGAAAAACGTAAGCACGCAGGAGAAACAAATTACACGTAAAACCAATGGGCATACCAACTTGGCTTTTTCGGGGATACACATTGTTGAGCCCGACATTATACCCCTTCTGGGAGACTTGCGTAAATTTTCGATCACACAAGGCTATCTCAAGCTTTCGACTCATCATGCCATATATGGATGGAAAGATTGGAACGAATACTGGTTTGATATAGGAACACCCGAAAAATTGCAAACAGCCAATAAATATTTTCATTAAATAAAATCCAACTTAAATTTCGACATAAAATTCAACATTTTTGACAAACAAGCAATTACACGATGACAAAGACCGATATGAAAAACGATTCGAGTTATTTTAAGAGATTCTTCAAAGCCATTACCGGCGGAAGTGCACTTTTAATGATAGCTACCTTTGTGGCCGTTGTTTGGGCCAATATTGACCACACCCTGTACGAACACACCTGGCACGACATGCTCACCATTGATGTGGGGAAGTTTCATTTAAAGATGAGCTGGCACCACTGGATAAATGACGGCCTGATGGCCATATTCTTTTTTGTGGTGGGGCTGGAGATAAAACGAGAAATAATAGCTGGTGAGCTGAGTTCTATCAAACAAGCCTCCCTGCCCATTTTTGGTGCCATTGGTGGTATGGTAGTGCCTATTTTATTTTTCTTTTTGTTTGGACTTAGCGAAGCAGCCAACAAAGGTTGGGGTGTTCCCATGGCCACCGACATTGCCTTTTCACTCGGTATTTTAAGCATGCTGGGCAAGCGCGTACCGTTGAGCCTGAAGGTATTTTTAACTGCCCTGGCCATTGTTGATGATTTAGGTGCGGTACTGATTATTGCCTTGTTTTATGGCGGTGAGCTACAATGGACTTATTTAATTATTGCAGGTGTGTTATTAGGCGTTTTGGTTATTGCCAATATGCGTAATATTCAGGACTTACGATTATATACTTTCCTGGGATTTGTTATCTGGTATTTATTTCTGGAATCAGGAACGGCAGGTCCAGGTTCCGGCTTGCACGCCACCATTGCCGGCGTATTAATTGCCTTTACTATTCCGGCCAGACCAAAGGTACATGTAGACAGCTTTTTACCACGAGTAAATACCGGACTTAAACATTTTGGCGAAATACCCCGGAGTGCCCACGAAATAGTTTTATCAGACGAACAAATGCATGCGGTTTCCAAAATAGAATATGCAGTACGCAAAGTACGCAGTCCACTACAATACATCGAACACCAGTTTCATGGCTTTATCAGTTTGTTTGTGCTGCCCGTATTTGCTCTGGCCAACGCCGGGGTAGTGCTGAGCGCGGGTCAGGACGGCGCAGATGTTCTCGGAAAGGTTTCTTTTGCTATTGCCTTTAGTTTGGTGTTCGGGAAAGTAATTGGCATTACGGCATTTGCCTGGTTGGGAGTCAGGCTCGGTTTTTCCATTAAACCGGTAGGCTCCTCGTGGATGTCTTTTGCCGGTTTGGGTCTACTGGGTGGTATTGGTTTTACCATGTCAATTTTCATTGCCAGCTTGGCCTACAAAGGTCTACCCGACATTCTGAATCAGGCCAAAATTGGCATTTTTATCGGTTCCATAGTGGCAGGTGTGGTCGGTTTTTATCTACTAAAATATTCGCTTAAAAAAGACGAAGATATGGTGAAGAATCGGCGATAATCCCCCGCCCTCCTCAATAAACCGGAAAAAGTATATCAAAGCCTGCCTGCCGCTTTGCGGCAGGCAGCTGCTTATATTGCGGGGATACGTATATGATAAGAGCTTAAAACAAAAAAAGGTGCTAATAAAAGCACCTTTTTTTGTTTTACGTCTATTAACTCCTACTACTAAGAGAATACCTCCACCTGTTTTTTTCCTTCTAAAATATCTTTGGCGTAATCTAAAATAGTAGTGTCATCGAGTTCTACAATTCCTCCATCAGGGCCGGGTTCTAAATGTATACCGACACTTTTACCTCTTTCATAATTTTTCCCTCCAAAATAATTCCGAACGGTTTCAACATTTAAATCTAATTCTTTGGCGATAGTTCTCATGCTGCCGTCTGGCAAGCTGTCTTTAAGCTTTCTCAGCTGATTAAATGTGATTGTAGTGCTCATAAGCGATATGATTTAAAATTAGAAGCGATTTAAATATAGACATTATATTCTGATAAAAAAAACATTTAAACTTTATGCAACATCCTTTAACAATATCAAAAAACCAGGCCCCTGTACCTACCTACTTCACAGTTCTGTTTCTCTATTCAACACGATTAATTATTTTATAGCTTTTAATCTTCACGATTAACCATTAGCGCTAACAAAAAGCATAGGGCTTTAACAGCGCTTAGTACAACCGATTTTGTTCTTTCCCCTCTCCTAAAATAAACACTATCCTCTATTCGCCAATTGAAACCTCCCAACAAAACTCACCATATTTAGGTATTGGATATGAATAAGGAAAAATTCATTTTTGCAGCGTAAAATATGAAAAAGACAAACCAAATATTATCGTCCGGATTTTTATTACTGGTACTGTTCCTAAATATAGGTCTAACACTCAGTTTAAACAATGGGTTGCATGCACACATCCTTAGCGATAATCAAATTCTTGTCCACTTTCATCATTCGCAAAGCGGCAAACATACGCACAACAGCATGGATGGCGAAGCTGCAAGCAATTTCGTATTTTCGACTACATTTACTTATCTAAACAACGCCTTATCCATATCCATTGAATCCAAGTTTAGCTTTGTTTTCAACAAAACTAATTTCATTTGGAAGAATAATTATCACAACCGAACAAACCACCATTCGCAATGGCGTGGCCCACCTTTAGCATAACCCATCTTTTTTAATGGTAATCACAAAGTAAGTTTACCTGCTCATCTATAAGCATTTATATTCTATTTTTATTTAATTCATAGATAAATTGGCAAAATTGGCTTGCTGTTTTTTCACCTGCCTAAATTTTAAACGCGAGATTATAAACCCGAATAATTAAATAGTTATATCTCTCGCGCAACAACTACTATTCACTAATATTTTACTCAAAATATTAAGTTGGACACCGTCGCCTGAATACAGGCAGGCAGCGGTTAAAGCTAAAAAAAGTTGTTGCGTTTACACTTAGCCTTTATTTTATCTATTTGCACCTTATGCATTATAATATAATCTTATGTTCAAATTAAAAATAATCTTCTTACTCTCATTTTTACTTTTAGTTTTACCTGTTACGGCAATAAATATGGCTCCACCGCCCTTGCAGGGAGAAATAAAAGCCCACGGTCAACCTGTGCCTTTTGCTACCGTTCAACTAAAATCCACCACTATCGGTTCTGCATCCAACATAAACGGTAAGTTCTTTTTTGAACACCTTCCCGAAGGTGACCATACCCTTGTAGTTAAATCATTAGGTCATAAAACCAAAGAAGTAAAAATTCATTTTAAGGATTCTAAGCCTTTGTCGATAGATATTGCTCTTGAGGAGGATGTACTTGGATTGGAACAAGTTGTGGTAACGGCCGATAAAACCCAGAAACGCAGGGTGGATGCTTCAATGATTGTAAACACCATGAATCCCAAGCAGCTGGCGCAAGTTCAGGCCGTCACCCTTAGCGAGGGGCTAAATTTTACCACCGGCTTACGCATGGAAAACAACTGCCAAAACTGTGGTGCCAACCAGGTACGGATGAACGGTATGGAAGGCAGCTATTCGCAAGTTTTGGTGAACGGACGTCCTATTTTTAGCGGACTGGCCAGCGTGTACGGTCTGGAGATAATACCGGCCAATATGATACAGCAGATAGAAGTGGTAAAAGGGGGTGGCTCAGCCTTATACGGCAGCAATGCCATTGCCGGCACCATTAACCTTATAACCAGCGAACCCATTAATAATAAAATTGAAGCAGGCATCAACAACGGCATTATTGGTATTAGTAAAAACCCCAGCAACGATTTAAATCTTAATTTAAACGCTTCAATTGTCTCGCAAAGTAAAAACTCAGGCATAAACGTTTACGGAACCCACAGAAACAGGGAAGCGTATGATGCCAATGGTGATACGTTTACTGAGCTGGCACAATTGAACAGCAAAACCATTGGCACCAGCATCTATCAACGTATAGGCTACCGCAACAAAATAACAATGGATTATTT from Saccharicrinis carchari includes these protein-coding regions:
- a CDS encoding RapZ C-terminal domain-containing protein produces the protein MEQDKIQLLMTMFTEHTGKQVESMKLLPQSGSYREYIRLSSEGFSAVGAYNADKKENDAFLGFSDHFNSKGLRVPKVLSADRENDVYLLEDLGSITLFDFLQKNRTEDEFSDKLIDIYKKTIEELVLFQLKGTEGLDFDLCYPRKAFDRQSMQWDLHYFKYYFLKLAQIPFDEQLLEEDFQRLIDFLLEADDHYFLYRDFQSRNVMIKNGEPWFIDYQGGRKGALQYDLASLLYDGKADIPVALRQMLYNHYIHTLKTHMEVDEELFKNHYVGFVYIRIMQAMGAYGFRGFYEKKEHFLKSIPYALKNITYLLREHPLPIHIPELNKVLDALTHNQQLQKINALTVTINSFSYKRGIPYDMSGNGGGFVFDCRAVHNPGKYPEYAKATGKDESVIKFFEKEPEMDDFLNAVYPLVSKSVEKYIKRNFKHLMVNFGCTGGQHRSVYSAERLSEYIQNNYPVTVKLHHIEQELNPIGLRK
- a CDS encoding nucleotidyltransferase family protein yields the protein MNALIFAAGLGTRLGNLTQNKPKALVKVAGKTMLLHAIEKLRETGVKHIVINVHHHAQLVKDYVATLRFPNIQLLISDESDQLLETGGGLLKAAPLFSPDHPIIMYNADVLTGANLKQMITYHRKKKGIATLMVKDRDTARYFLFDDDMRLSGWKNVSTQEKQITRKTNGHTNLAFSGIHIVEPDIIPLLGDLRKFSITQGYLKLSTHHAIYGWKDWNEYWFDIGTPEKLQTANKYFH
- the nhaA gene encoding Na+/H+ antiporter NhaA; its protein translation is MTKTDMKNDSSYFKRFFKAITGGSALLMIATFVAVVWANIDHTLYEHTWHDMLTIDVGKFHLKMSWHHWINDGLMAIFFFVVGLEIKREIIAGELSSIKQASLPIFGAIGGMVVPILFFFLFGLSEAANKGWGVPMATDIAFSLGILSMLGKRVPLSLKVFLTALAIVDDLGAVLIIALFYGGELQWTYLIIAGVLLGVLVIANMRNIQDLRLYTFLGFVIWYLFLESGTAGPGSGLHATIAGVLIAFTIPARPKVHVDSFLPRVNTGLKHFGEIPRSAHEIVLSDEQMHAVSKIEYAVRKVRSPLQYIEHQFHGFISLFVLPVFALANAGVVLSAGQDGADVLGKVSFAIAFSLVFGKVIGITAFAWLGVRLGFSIKPVGSSWMSFAGLGLLGGIGFTMSIFIASLAYKGLPDILNQAKIGIFIGSIVAGVVGFYLLKYSLKKDEDMVKNRR
- a CDS encoding DNA-binding protein gives rise to the protein MSTTITFNQLRKLKDSLPDGSMRTIAKELDLNVETVRNYFGGKNYERGKSVGIHLEPGPDGGIVELDDTTILDYAKDILEGKKQVEVFS